AGCGGCAACCCCACCCGCACCCCGTCGCGGGCGCTGCGGTAGGCGGCGATCAGCACCTCCAGCGAGCGCAGGCCTTCGCGGCCATCCACCTCGGCGCGGGCCTCGCCGCGCAGGGTGCGCAGCACGTTGTCGTAGTACAGCGGGTGGCCGGGGCCGTAGACGGATGCGGTGTCGTAGCTGGCCTGGGCGACGCTGTCGTCGTCGGCGTGGGGCTCGTCAAACTGCCAGTGCTGCACCTCGTTGACGGCCACGCCGCCGATGCGCACGGTGCCGCGCTCGCCCAGCACGGTGATGCTGCCCTCGAAGTTCTTGGGGTGGGTGAGCATGGTGACGTTGATGCTGGCCAGGCCGCCGGCGCGCAGGCGCAGGCTCATGACGCCGGTGTCCTCGGCCTCGATGTCGCGGCCCAGGGTGGCGGTGTAGGCATGCACGTTGTCGACCGGGCCGACCAGCCAGTCGACCATGTCCACATAGTGGCTGGCCTGGTTCATGAAGGCGCCGCCGTCCAGGTCCCAGCAGCCGCGCCAGGGGGCGTCGTCGTAATAGCTCTGCGGCCGGGTCCAGAAGACGTTGACGGTGACGAGGTGGATGCGGCCGAAGCGCTTCTGGGCAATCGCGCGCTTCAGGCGCTGCAAGGTGGGGTTGAGCCGGTTCTGCTTGACGACGAAGAGCT
This window of the Piscinibacter lacus genome carries:
- a CDS encoding Gfo/Idh/MocA family protein, which produces MSPTSPAPVPLPITDRRIRLALVGCGRIAQSHFKALAEHAARAEWVDVCDPVPEALARAVATTGARGHASLAGLLATTDADLVVLTTPSGLHPQQAMACAAAGRHVLTEKPMATRWEDGQAMVRACRDAGVKLFVVKQNRLNPTLQRLKRAIAQKRFGRIHLVTVNVFWTRPQSYYDDAPWRGCWDLDGGAFMNQASHYVDMVDWLVGPVDNVHAYTATLGRDIEAEDTGVMSLRLRAGGLASINVTMLTHPKNFEGSITVLGERGTVRIGGVAVNEVQHWQFDEPHADDDSVAQASYDTASVYGPGHPLYYDNVLRTLRGEARAEVDGREGLRSLEVLIAAYRSARDGVRVGLPLVF